In a single window of the Renibacterium salmoninarum ATCC 33209 genome:
- the mltG gene encoding endolytic transglycosylase MltG, which translates to MNPIFPDEHGEQSHLEDSAHKVKTAEYLPSRRQRRTSRKVRRRRRTVVMILVIAVFAVAGIVAFQALKPALNFDPAKDYPGPGQGEVIYTLPEGATARTVASDLLGQDVVGSEGAFLDALSAANGAASLQPGSYPFKKQMKATDVVKVLLTPSQEKVHYAPIAQNLRQDQVFAALAKATKLPVTQFSELAKTPVAFGLPSQAPSLEGYLAPGEYKFPTDATALQILTKMIQTTKDELKATGITDPADQFRVLTIASIIEAEGNEQNYPMISGAIENRLKNLGAETGGRLESDATVAYGLGVKTYNITSAQKLDKSNPYNTFAKAGLPVGPIGSPKVKAIEAAAHPQSNPYYFWVTVNLDTGETLYAATLAEHNLNVAKYQAWCQANEGKCS; encoded by the coding sequence ATGAACCCGATATTTCCGGACGAGCACGGTGAACAGTCGCACCTTGAGGACTCCGCACACAAGGTAAAGACGGCTGAATATTTGCCTTCTCGGCGGCAACGTAGAACTTCTCGGAAAGTTCGACGCCGCCGTCGCACGGTAGTGATGATCTTGGTCATTGCTGTTTTCGCGGTTGCCGGAATCGTTGCCTTCCAAGCGCTCAAGCCGGCGCTGAATTTCGATCCAGCCAAGGACTATCCAGGGCCAGGCCAAGGTGAAGTCATCTACACTTTGCCCGAAGGTGCTACGGCGCGAACCGTTGCGAGCGATCTGTTGGGCCAGGATGTTGTAGGCAGCGAGGGCGCTTTCCTGGATGCGCTAAGTGCGGCAAACGGCGCGGCGAGCTTGCAGCCCGGAAGCTATCCGTTCAAGAAACAGATGAAGGCTACCGATGTAGTCAAGGTATTGCTCACACCAAGCCAAGAAAAAGTGCATTACGCGCCGATCGCGCAGAACTTGCGCCAAGATCAAGTCTTTGCTGCTCTGGCGAAGGCCACCAAACTCCCGGTAACTCAATTTAGCGAGTTGGCTAAGACCCCGGTCGCGTTCGGCCTACCCAGCCAGGCGCCGTCGTTAGAGGGCTATTTGGCCCCTGGCGAATATAAGTTCCCCACTGACGCCACGGCGCTGCAGATATTGACCAAGATGATCCAGACCACCAAAGATGAGCTAAAGGCAACCGGTATCACCGATCCGGCTGATCAGTTCAGAGTATTGACGATTGCCAGCATCATTGAGGCCGAAGGCAATGAGCAAAACTATCCGATGATTTCTGGGGCAATTGAAAATCGCTTGAAGAACCTTGGCGCAGAAACTGGTGGCCGGCTCGAATCGGATGCAACTGTCGCTTACGGACTTGGGGTGAAGACCTACAACATCACTTCGGCACAGAAACTTGATAAGAGCAATCCCTATAACACCTTTGCCAAAGCAGGGCTTCCAGTCGGTCCAATTGGCTCGCCTAAGGTCAAAGCAATTGAAGCCGCAGCCCATCCGCAGTCAAATCCGTACTATTTCTGGGTAACCGTCAATTTGGACACCGGGGAGACGCTTTATGCTGCGACGCTGGCCGAGCACAATCTGAATGTTGCAAAGTATCAAGCCTGGTGTCAAGCGAATGAAGGCAAATGCAGTTAA
- the ruvX gene encoding Holliday junction resolvase RuvX has protein sequence MTEQPQLRRGVRLGVDVGTVRVGVAVCDPDGILATPLRAVQRDAKRNSDLRIIVKEALERDAITIYVGLPQTLRGTESGSAELARAIAGQLADLLVQSDSAAEVRLIDERLSSVSAHQQLRSAGMAGREQRKVIDQVAAAGILQHALEMEKSRGCAAGETVAAGPNSAI, from the coding sequence TTGACCGAGCAGCCGCAACTCCGACGGGGTGTGCGACTCGGCGTCGACGTGGGCACAGTCCGCGTCGGCGTCGCGGTCTGCGATCCAGACGGAATTTTGGCAACGCCGTTACGGGCGGTGCAGCGCGACGCCAAGCGGAATTCAGATCTGCGAATCATTGTCAAAGAGGCGCTAGAACGTGATGCAATCACGATTTATGTGGGCCTGCCGCAAACCTTGCGAGGCACCGAGAGCGGTTCAGCGGAGCTAGCTAGAGCAATTGCTGGGCAATTAGCCGATTTATTGGTGCAATCCGATTCAGCGGCGGAAGTCCGTTTGATTGATGAACGTCTGAGTTCGGTGAGTGCCCACCAACAGCTCCGGTCGGCTGGCATGGCAGGCCGTGAGCAACGTAAGGTAATAGATCAAGTAGCAGCTGCTGGCATCTTGCAGCACGCTTTGGAGATGGAAAAGTCCAGAGGTTGCGCAGCGGGGGAGACTGTCGCAGCTGGGCCGAACAGCGCAATTTAG